The Coccidioides posadasii str. Silveira chromosome 2, complete sequence genomic interval TTCCGGATTGAGTTTGGGCAGGAGAAAGCAAAAAGCAAATGTTCTGTGGGCTCGTGTAACTCTATCCTAACGACGTTGATTCAGGAGACTTTGGCTTCCGATGGGAATTGGTGAAAAAGCACGATACTGAGCGAATTTCCACATTCACACGCGGTTCAACAACTTCCTGtcctttcctctttttctccctcGGAAGAACAGGGCCCCAAGTGAAACATGGTCAGATCGGCGGTCATGGGCCTCTTGTGATATCGTGATTTACTGTGACTGGCCCTGGCAAGCTCACGGGCCGGCTGCCGAGTCGATATCCTTTCATCCTGGAAAACAGAAAAAGTGACCAATCACTCAAATATCAACAGGAGAATGGTGGTgatacaaaaaaaaaaaaaaaaaaaaaaaaaaaaaaaaaaaaaataagaaaatcgATTTTGCCCTCTGAAAGCCCAGAGATACATTTTTTTTACAAGGTTTGCTTCCGCAATGCCTGAGCGCTGCCTTGCCGGGGCCTTTTAAATCTCCAAAGACTGGCCAAGGAACAGGGATGCCAAACTCGTTAATCGCCGAATTGAAGGCGGCTGCACAGGCTCAAACTCGGGCTCAAAATGTTTTTATTAGCAAGCAACTTCAAGAACGCGTGTGAGAGGGACAATTCTTATCCTCAGCTTGCCCTGGCCATGCTCTAAAACTTCAACGGTTTACTCTTTGTTACGCCTTCACTATTACCCCGCACTTGGACTATACGGAATTTTGAGGATCCAGGAACCATGGTTCATTGCATACTGATGCCAATCGATGACAGAGACTGGGATGAAGTGATGGAGGTACAGTTCCGTGCCTTCTCAAAGGAGAGGTTTTGCGAGTTGGTCCGTGGAGGAAATACCATTGAGAACCGTGCTAAATGCAAAGAGCAATATGCGGATCAACGAACCAAGCAAAGGGAAGTTATCTGGCTCAAAGCCATTTCCGCCAGCGATCCTCGAAAGAAAATACTGGGCGTAGCCAAATATACGATCTGCGCAACGTACATCCCTCGTACGCCTGTGGACATTGATCCGAGCTCCTTCGTTTGGTTGGAGGACCCAGAGGATAGGGACATTGCCGCTTTGATCCTTCAGGATGTGGTTGATCGCTTGGCCAGGCATATTAAGGGCCCGCATATCCGTAAGTGGTTAGCTACCTTCAGCCACTTTTTATCACTGCGCCTCCAGAAGTAATATGCCATTTAAAATATTGGGAAATCTATAACGATTTCtaattttctttcattcaGTACTTGGGTCCCTTTTTGTCGACCCGGAGTATCGCGGACAAGGCATTGCCACCCGGCTCGTGAAATGGGGCGTTGGACTTGCGGACCACATGATGCTCCCAGTATGGCTTGAGGCCTCTACCACAGCTCATAGCCTCTATGTCCGGCAAGGGTTTCATGAGAAAATTCGGTGCAGGCTAACAATGGGGAAGTGGGATATTGAATATTCAATAATGAAGAAAAGCCCGAAAACAACACATTTTGAACTTGATGAGGCCCACACAGGAATCAAGCAAAATGGCTGTTAAATTGGACGGTCCATTCTACGTCAGAATCAAGCGCTTATTGTATATACATAAGGAGAAAGGGCCCTCTAGAGTGCTTGTGTGGGATAACGTTAGAGTTTCGAATTTGGCTGCGCGTCTTCAACATCAATTTCTGTGGTGCAGAGAAGTATTGTATCTCGAAGTGCCTAATATGCAGTTAAATTCGTATGCCAGGGTCCTTGGATGAAAAACATAGAGCAACTTACCCCAAGCCTATGTTTTGAATTGATCTCCTGGTAGTCTTCGCCTGCTAACATATCGCAGAAATGACGGATGGAAGGGTAATGGACGATAGATATCTCATTCCACCATTCATTCTCGAGTCTATCTGCCTCCCCTCTTGAGTCGGTTTGGCCACTAGGGGGTTTTACCACGTTACCGACGATTTTCGCGTCTCCCCCACGCTTTCCGGCAACTGAAATAAACCCCTGTGACAGACGTTTAGAAGAGAACATGGCTCCTAAGTTGCGATACAAGATTACCTGTCCGTATTTGAAGTATTCTGGCTTCCCGTTGggatgaaaatgaagaaggtTGAGCATGGTGACCGGCTTGTCATGCTCCTTGACCAGCTCATCCATAAACGCCAGAAGATCTGCCGATAGCTCCAAGGATTGAGACGATGATCTATTGCGAGCCTTTTCCAGCGAACTAGTTAAAGGCGCTGATGAGGCCTCTCGTTTTAGCTTTGCGTCAAGCTGCGGATACGTTTTGAGGAGTTTGGATGGGATTCCAGCGTTCACTGAATACTCTGCGCTGACAGCAGACCGCAGGGCTGGGGGAATCCCATTTCCAGCTGAGCGGAGCAGCAGCATAAGATCCCACTGTTGATTGGTTAGATGATGGACATCGATTATCTCAGGGCGAATGACATATCGCCGCGGTCGAGAGGCCACTACAACTTCGACATCTGGAGAGCTTCGCACTGAGTGCACGAAGTTCCTGACGTCCGTGTTTGGCTGCAGGCGGAGGAGGTGAAGGGTGAGAAGAGGCATGATGACTATGTATTCCGTCCTGTAGCAAATGAATAcatttactccgtacagatcCCACGAGGGAGCTCTACCTCACCTTTTATTTAAGAAGCACTCCGCCTTTGCTTGACGAGGAGCTGGCAAGCTGCGGGAGGAGCCGAGAATGCCGAGGCTTGGAAAGACAGCTTTATCTTATCAGATCTCTTGGCACCCAAATCATGTGATTTAAACGCTAACCATAATAGAGAAAAGGCAAAATTATGGTTATCTCACGTGATACGTGACAGGTCAAGAAAGGTCTTGGCGGCCAAAACGCGTGTTGAAGAACGGAAGTCAATACCGCGTGTCAACCAACATCAACATACGATTCGAATGCCGCCGTTTACCCACCAGATTAGCGACGATTTAAGAATTGAGACCTACAATGTATCTGCCTAGGTCTCTTATATCTCTTCTTTATTCTCATTTGCTCCGATCTCACCACCCTCTCTCTCCGCCCGTCCTAATCCTTGCGGCGCTCGAGCCAGATGCACTATGCGCGTGCCGAATTCTTACTGCCTTGCTAAAAAGGGATTATATTCCTCATAAAATACAACCAATTGATGGCTATGGGGATCTCGCTCGTGCTGGCGAGGAACTTGTTCAGCCGATGCAAACGACAATGGGCGGTAGTGGAGGCATTGTGATTTGCATGGGCGTGGGCGGGCTTGTAGATTTAGGCGAGATTCTTGGTCTTGAAACCGATGGCGAGACGGGAGATATGGGTGGTGTGGAGGTCTGGGTTATTGACGCGAGAAGACCGTGGAATCTGGGGAATGTTTTTGGAGGACATCCAGAACGTGCCCAACCGGAAGAGACCAACGAGATGTCGAAAACGCGTGCTGCTGGTGTGGATAGAGGTCGCATAACAGAGTCATATAAACCCGGGAAAGGCGGGATCATTGTTTATGACGATGGTGATATCGAAGACGATCTTGCCGCACAAAGAGACGCTTATTGTAGCTTGGAGGCAATGCCGGAAATTGACGATGATAGCGACGAGAGTGATGGATCTGACAGCGATGGAGATTCGGAGGAGGAGGCGGGAAGACCTacgaagaaaagaaaatcatgGTCCAGTCGAGAGGACGAAGACTCTGGTGACGAGGACGGACCACCACGACAGCGTAGAAGGAGCAATTCAGTATGTTGGCTCACAAAATCCTCTCGTGGGATGTTAACTAATATTCTGGCCAAGGGATCCTCGGTGTCCACCCTCAACCCCTATCTAACTTCACAGCGAGACTCATCGCAGTCATCGCGTTCTCCCTCCCCGCGTTCACGCTCTGTCTCTCCTGAAACACCAACGGCGCCATCCGCACGTACCCTACGACGACGGTTAATTCGACTTAAGCGAAAACATGAAGATGTACTTCGAGCTTACTACTCTCTCGGGACATCATATTCCGAACCCATCTCCTCCATCCTTTACTCATTAGCGTCGGAACTTGGCCGTGAAGATAATGACATTTTGTGGCTTGCAATTATTGGGGTCTGTAGCCTGGAGCTATCCGGCCGTACCATGTCGGGGGTAGGAATATCGGACTCATCCGAGTCTGGCGGATCAGCAGGTTGGGGTGGAGGAAGGGGTGAGCGAATACGTCAGCTTCTACGAGACGAAGTTCGACGTCTGAACCCCCCGGGCGACAGTGAAAATGGGCGTGAAGCTATGCGAAGTGAAGTCAATAGCGTCATACCAACCACTGGACGATCACCCACAGACACTTCCATCTTGCTATCGCCTGAACCACGGCTTTTATTACTACGACATTGGTCTCTCTATGAGAGCATGCTTCATAGTCCCTACTTAGCGCCCAGGTTACACGTCTGGAACGAAACAGGGCGAAGAAGGCTTCGTAAGCTCCTTGCTAAGATGGGTGTGAGTCTCACCCAATGCCACCAAAATTATACCCATATGGACATGGATTTAAAGCGCGATCTACGACAAAAGATGTTGAAGTACGCGCCGATGTATGGGTTGGAAGGGTTGGTGCCTCCTCCCTCATCAGGAGGTTTTTCAGGGACTCGGGAAGGATGGGGCTTTGTTCGCAATTGGGGATGGAAGGCCTGCCTCTCTGCGACCGACATTGGCGTAATTATTGGTGCAATCCTGGAAGTCGGCTCACTCCAATCTGGCGTATCCATTGCTGCTAAACAAGATGCTCCCAAAGAGTCGGACGAGAAGGAAAATACTGATTCTTCCTCCAACCAAGATTCGCCCAGTATTCTTGCCCGATTCTGGGATGCTTATGATGCCCTTTCACCCACATCCTCCGAATCACCTACTGAACTCCTTAAGTTCCTTCCTCTGGCTCAACACTTGCATCGTGCAATCTTACGCACTGGGACGTCACTGCTATCCAAAAGGCAGATTCGACATTTGCGCGCGTTTCGCATTGCTGTCGTGAAAGACGGACCAGATGTCAAACTGTTTACGAATCCCGGCGCATTGACCAAGCTAGCTTTATGGGTGGGTGAGGCTGTCCGCATTCAAGAGAAAGACAAGGCGGACGGATATAAGATTGCAGGTAAACGAGGAATGGGAACTCCACTTGTTTTGGCAGGATTGGACGAAGATAGAAATGTTTATGTTGTCGTCGGAACCGGCGGAGGGGGTGGGGTGATTGACTTTGCTGCTGCAGCCCAGCGCAGAGAAGAccggaaaaagaagaaagaagctCACGAGAGAAAACGTGCTGAGCGCGAAGAACGCCGTGCCAAACGTGCTGCCGAGTGTGCAGAGCAAGGAGAGGACGAGCCAGATGATTCGGAAAGTGAAGAGGAGGATTCATCGTCTTCAAGTTCTGATTCCGAGTCAGATGATGAGCAGGCAAGATTTACAGGGCACAAGTTTCTCAAAAACCGCTTTGGGATTGCATTCCAAGAAGTGGTACGCGAGACAAATGCGCGTGTTCGCATTGATAGCTTTGAGCATTGCGTGGTAGAGGTGCAAAAGGAGGATCTGGGTGGATTTTTAGAGGCGCTGAGTTTCAGAAGCGTTGTAGGTTGATGCGATGCCCACCTACAAATTCATCAATACCTCTTTGTTACTAGTGATTCGCAGCATTGAACAGCGCCGCTAAGCTCTTTCATTATTCTGGTGCCGTGACGATACCCTTTCGAATGCGTTGGTCGGACATAATAACTATTGAAGTGCCTGAGCACTTCTGCCTCCGGTAGCTTTTCATCATGAGCATACCTTGTTTATTGCTTCAGGGCCTGCTTTTTTATGTATATACGAAATTAAGCATGGTTTGATATCATGATTGGAAATTGGCGATAATTAATGATGAAATATGAGATAAAATCCTACTATTGTACACTTGAACTGATTCAAATTTAACCCCATGACCATTCCGCTCACCATGCTAGAAGCAAAAGACATGAAGAGCACATCTAACTACTCTAAAAACGGGTATCGAAACTCCGAAACCTACCCATGCGTCAGATATATACAAGGGAAGTAAATGATAGCAGTCAACAGACGCAAATGTTATGATTTTGCCGTTAAAGATCCAGCGAGCCACACAGCCCCCAGGCCAGCCAACAAAGATACGCCGACGGCTTGTTTGTTCCAGGTATTCATGTCCTTCATTCTCACGGCACCAGTGGGTGTTTGCACTGGAGAGAGGGTAACACGATTTTTCTGGGCAGTGTTGGACAGCTGCTCCGACACAGATTCGGTGCTGCTCGCATTTGAGAAATAAGCACGTTCTCGCTGTTTCCACTCCTCGACCAACTTCGCAACAGCTGCCAAGTCTTCACGGATATCAGCGGTGGCATTTTGCCCAGCTTCAATTTCAACATCTTGGACGTTGCCGAAGAAGTCCATAACTTTGCGTAACCGCCCAGCCTGCTCACCACCGGGAAAAAGATCCCATCGCACACCTGGCTGCGAGTGAATCTTTGACTCGTCGTATGAATCGAATAGGTCGCCAAGTGTGAGCTTAGAGCTCGGTGAAGTCACCTGCGTTTCAAGGAATTCGAGAATGTAGTAAGTCCAGCGATCGATAACGGCAACTCCAACGTCGCTGTCTGCATGATGGGAGTAGGAAGACTGGTCCAATGCACTTGAACCGGTCGCGATGATGTTTGGGGAATAAAAATGTGTGAACATGGTGTTTGCCTGGCAGGTGTCGATCATAAATAGTAATTCACTGTAACGTTTCTTCTCCCACATTTGACCAAATGCATCGGCCAGATCCCATGCACCGATTTCTTCAGAGTCTTGGAATTTCAGGAACTGATCCCCCCCGTGACCCGTCATGTAAACCAGGACGTTGCTTCCGGCGTCGGAGCCTAGCCGTTTGCTGCGGGGCACGTCCTCTCCCAGGCGATCAGTGAGAAGGCGAATAAAACTCTCGACAGTCACTTCGTAGCCTCGATAATCCACCTCGATGTTATCACCATATAGATCCAGCGCTCTATCCGCATTGTTGTAAACGGTTCCTGGAAATGCGTTTCGCGGATTGCACGCCATGTCATCGGGCAGCATGAGGATGATCTGAGAGTCGGGGATGCCCAAGCGCTTTACCGTTCGGTAGAGGGAAAGGACATTGGCGAGATGGCGATAGTTAAACCAGAATCGCGATGTTGACACCAGGACAGCCCAATTAGAAGTATGGGTCGCAGCGACGAAGGCAGATCCATTTGCGAGGAGAAGGCCAAGGGTGAGGATATAGACGAAAGCCAGTAGCAGATTCATGACGGAATCAGTGCATTCGAATTATCAAGCGTTCGGCGCGCAAGTGCCCCATATCAATTGTCTGAACGCGGGCTCCCTCAGAGCTTCCTAGACTCCCTCACAGTGGTCCAAACCCGCCACCTTGGAGCGAGCCCTGTGTTTCGGAGGAAAGTTTTACCGTGTCTTACGAGCTTCCCGGCCAACCTTCAGTGGAACGGATTGGGAGAGGAGCGCGTAATTACCATACAAGTTTTGGTTACGTCACTTGTCTAACAGTGACCTGGGTGCACTCCGATCTGTGGGTAAATTTCCGCCGACTTGTGGCAAGCCCGCATAGCTCAGTGGTAGAGCGCTTGACTTGTAATCAAGAGGTGGGCGGTTCAATCCCGCCTGTGGGCATTTGAATTTTTCCACCTTTAAAATTTTTGGGGGAACTTTTTCTGTTGGGCTAATTGTGCTCTGCGTGCCGTGAATCTGTTGAGGAATCGGAAGAGAAGGGCACAAAGAACCGTCGCTTGACCATCAGCTGTTCcgcgtatgtatgtatgtatgtatgtacctgtactccgtatgccAGCGTCCAACTGCGTTTGTACGGTACGCCGTTTCATGCGCTAGACCTGATATGGCAAGGTCCCTTCGTCGCGGTGAGGCTGGTGTGGGGCGGATCCGAAATCTGGGGCAGCCTTTGAGTCAACTGCACCTGCTCCATCCAATCAGCCGTTGCTCCTGCCTGCCCCAAATGAGGCTCCCGAGAGCGTAACCCAATCAGGAAATGAACTTCCCGTCAATGTCAACAATCCCGGCAGCGCTGTGAGATTGCCCttcttcatcgtcatccATCAGTCGTTGACGGCCGTCTGCCTGGCACCTTGATCCTGCAATTCTGCTGCCTGCCTGCTGCCCGTTGGCTTACTTCGACCAAGTACGAAGGACAAGTCCCAGAAAAACGCAGTCTGAAGGCTCTAACAGATTCCAGCGGTCGTGCTCCCTGCAGGCTCCTTCGGCCGTTGCAATTCTACTACCGTTTATCTTGGTTTCTCCCATTTCATTCTCGATCCATATTCTTTTGCGTCCTTCATAGATAACTGCATCGCTGATATTCAAATCCTAATTCATGTTGGCTTCCCTCGCTTGGTCATCCGCCAGGGTAGAGACAAGAGCCCTTATAAGAGAGAGCACTTCGTGCCTCTGAGTTTCCACATTCGCCCTGACTTAAGGATCACTTCTCGAGATGAATACTGAACCTTCACTTACCGCAAGACTGCCATCGAGATGTCGCTCGCGCATGGTCAAGCCTCAGTTGTCTATTCTTCCAGCAGGGACGCTCCGCGAAATACTAAAATATGTGAGCAGGCCTGCCAAATGCCTCTACCTCTACCTCTAATGCAGAGGTCTTCTGACAGCTTACTGATCTCTAAGCTTATTTCAGCTGGGACTCAAGGACCTAGTCCAGTTAATGCGTGTTTCGCGAGCCTTCCGTGACCTCGCCGCTGCTGAACTCTACCACAGCCTAAGCCACCGATTCTCTGAGGCCGCTGACCAAAGAGATACCCGTATTTATTTAGGTTCCTTCGCTGATATCCTGGAAACGTTGGCAACGAGCGACTTTAATTATGCCGCCTACCTCAAACGCATCGCATTAAACATCCTATGGAACAACGATGTAACCTATAAAAGGGTTCAGGAGAAGATTGCCCTCCAGTTCAAGTACGATACGGAGTGCGGAAGATTTTTCAATACACTTATTTTAGCAATAGTCAAGCAAACAACGGCCCTGGAGACATTCCGGTAAGCCCTCGCGTCGGTAAGCCCACAAAAGACCAAGAGAACTATATTCTAACATCCTTGTAGCTGGGATATTAAGGTGCAGCTCAATCCGTCAATCTTCGCAGCCCTGGGGAAGCTTTCGAGCTTGCAGAACTTGCACGTTCGACTGCACGCTGGTCGGTCGCATCCCCCGATCAATAGCGCTTCACCACCCTCGTGGGCCCCGGCTCCTTTGTCAACCCTACAGCCGACATCGCCACCTCAGCCGAGCCAGCATACTCATCCTCATCACCATGGCCCTCCACCCCCACCAGCGGCTACCACTCCATATGCGGCCTCTACTTCTAAGGTCACCGCAAGCCAGGACTTGCCTCGGCCTCGACGGACATTTTCGCATATTCAGAAACTCACAAACTTAGCTGTTCTAGATATGGATTCCCTCGAGTACGTAGACGAAATTGCTGAATGTATTTCTGGGTCGGCGACGTCACTTAAGTGGCTGAAGTTGTCGTTCTCTGAGAAGTTCGCCTCAAAAGCTCAGAAAAAGACCGTCCAAGAAGATCCCGACCCCGATACCGACACGGAAGACAATGAAGATATATACGACGACGACGTTACGCCATCTCCGGCATTTGGAACTACGGCCACATCAAATCCAAATAATGATGCAACTGTCAGAAGTGAACGTATCGCACAAGAAAAAGCCCTTGCACGGCTTTTTGGTTTAGAAAGGGAAACAACGATGCAAAAACTACTAGTACAGAAAGTGGTTGAAACTGGTTTGGCAACTACTGAGCATAAAAAGGAGTGTGTCCTTCATCGTGCAAGCCAAGAACCCGATCGTGTCTTTATACATGAGTTATACGGTATTGCGTGCGACCTTGCCCAAGGTACGGCTACTCTTACACCCGGCCCAAGTGCGATTCAGACGGTCGAAAGGTTACAGAAGGCCACATCCAAATTTCTTGTGAGGTGGGCAAATGTGCAAACGAATTTGCCTCATAACTTGCCAAATGCCTGCGCAGGTATTTGTGCCGAGAATTTACCATGCTTAAGTAAAGAAGATGGCCTGGATTCCGGCACCGATTCAGATGCCCCGGTTGGTGGCGGCAATGCAGATGATAATACTCAAACCATCCAAAGCTCAACAGCGGATCCTGTTGGCGATACCATCAAAGGCGCAGATATTCCCGCCACGCTACCGAACTCCACTGAATCAGCGTCTTCCTCTCCTGCAATTGAACAGCAAGGGGAAGCGGACCCCTCAGATCCTATGAATCCCATAAACAGTGATCTTGAAAAGCAGCTAGTGGACATTGTCGATATGGAGCATCCAGACGAGTTAAGCGAAGGAGAAGACCAAGAATTTCTTGAACCAGAGGGCCCTGAATCCCACGAAGGTGATTTCGCTGCACTAGTTGATACTACCGTTGTTCCTCCTCACGCTGGGGTAGTGATGCAACCCACTGCCTCTTCAAAAGGCAAGGAACCGATTAGGGATACACACATATCTACTTCACATAAGGACAAAGGGCAGAGGAATGGCAGCCAGCCAGATTATGGCGAAATTTCTGGACAGCAGGCGGTGCAGGAATATATCCGACTAAACCATGGAATTGCATTGGAAGAGCTTTCAATTCAACTGATTCCACTTAAAGCTTCAGTTATTTGCCGGGCTGTTAACGTTTGGTCATTAAAGCATATTTCACTTTTGAACGTTGGCCCGCAGCGAGCATTCTGGGCGATGCTTACCGCACTACATACGTCCAATCCTCTTCAGATAACTTCAATTCATACAGACAATGTGACACAAGCGCTTTTAACGTTTCTAGGGACCCTTCCATATGTTGAAGACTTGTTTCTTATAGAACGAAGCACGAGCGCACAGTCTGATCCACCCGCTTCAAAATCGGCCGTCCGCATCGAGGATATTCGTGAAATAGTGTTAAGAAAACATATCAAACACTTGAAACGTCTTATGATTCGAAACGATGTCGATTCAAGTTGGAATCTAGACCGGCGGTCGGTTCTATATATCACAAGGATGGGTTTACAACTTGTTGAACTTCTTGTAGTCGTGGATCTTTCGGTTTTTGTGAGTCATTTGGCAAGCTTTCCTTACCAGGAAGCGCATCCACTAATAAGTTTACTTTTTAGCACCTTATGATGCACTACATTCGTTGCATGCGGTCTCTTGTCGCCTTACACATTTTACTAAACAGTCTCGAATATTGTGCGATGTCGTTGCGCGAGATACGCCTCTGCGCTGTGGACAGCGTCCTCCACTTTCCATCGCTTAAGGTCCAGTATATTGCTGTTAGCCACATGGCGAGCGGCCCAGTGGCCACGAAAGTGTCACGCATTTCGAGAAGCTTTCGAGTCAAGAAAGATCCAAAGCTGAATGACGTGAAAATGGAAGCTATTTCGAAGATGTTGGGGATTGCCGCTTTGAGGATCTCTGAGAACGACGTGTCGGCTGGAACCTCCCAAAGTTCTCAAGCTGAAAATTCGCTTAAAGCCACTCATTTTGCGGATGATAGTGATGACGAGCTTTCTCCATATAACCAGATGGTGGTGGATTCGGTAGATCTTCATGAGATTCGCGGAATTAAAATTTGGGGGAAGGAGATATTTTACTCGATTTTGTGACGTTCTCATTCTTACACTTGACCCAAGACATCACATTCCTGCACCTGAGCCCCTGAGAACCCCTTCACGTGTTTTAGATTGTCCTTTTATTCTTGTGTTCTGCTTAGAAACGGAGCGAAAGACCATCGAATGCCCCATATATGTACTTATGAGATAACGAACCCATTTTGTGAACAGCTGTAAGGGCGGCTTCGCTAAGGGAACACCTGAGTGACACAACTATTTGAGGCCCATTGATGAATTGGAAGCGTTCTGTCTCTTCGTACCACGAACGGTCGGCCCGCTGATCGCCGGTGTAAGGATTATCCGCACTCCGTGCTGACTCACAACCTGTTAGCCCGCTTTGCTATCTTATCAGTCGAGGGAAACAACTCATAGATCAGTCAAACACAACAGCATCGCATTTTGCCCTCCTTAATACCACTTCTTTGTCTGTCGGCTGATCACGACTATCTATTTAATTATGGGTGGAAAGAAGGGCGAGAACTCCAAGAAAGCGGCGGGCATGGCTCGCGTAAGTAGTCCACCTTGAGATCTCAAGCTCAGACTTTCCTTTGGCGGGGGGAGGAGGAAATACAATCGAAATTTGAAATGAAAACTGATTTGCTCTGAAAATGCAGAAAGCCGAAGTTGCGGCCCAGAAGCAAGCCATATCCGATGCGAAGAAGGCTGCGGACGAAGATCGCAAGTGGCAACAGGGTGCGAAATCGAATGCGAAGAAGTAAGTTGGTTCTATTTTGGGGTCAAGAAAAAGCACCCCCgggtatatatatatattcacGCAGTTGATGGCAAATGTgatggagaaggagaaagaaagtTACAGGTCACTGACTTAACGGGAACCATCTATAGAGAGTCAGAAGAATCTAAACGAGCTGACGCAGCCCGCAAGAAAGCGGAGCGTGATGCCCTTCTCGCCGCAGAAGAAGCCTCGCAGCCTTCCAAACCCAAAGGTGCAGGCGCTAAATCTGCGGCGAAAAAGACTCGGGGCACATTAGATTTCTCCCACCTCGACGCGGCGCTTGGCGTGTCTACCTCTGGATCCAAGAAAGCAGCTGCGCTCAACGCCTCCGGCATCGATAACGCACTCGACGCGCTGTCGTTAACGTCGAATTCCGAAAGCACTAAGATAGATCGTCATCCGGAGCGCAGATTCAAAGCGGCATATGCCGCTTTCGAGGCACGACGGTTACCCGAGATCGAAAAGGAACAACCGGGACTGAGAAGACAACAGAGGATTGAGATTGTCAAGAAAGAGTTCGAGAAGAGCGAAGACAATCCATTCAATAAAGTCAACGTGGCGTACGATGCGAGCAAAGAGGAGATTGCGAAAGTCAAG includes:
- a CDS encoding uncharacterized protein (EggNog:ENOG410PS4Z~COG:S) gives rise to the protein MPLLTLHLLRLQPNTDVRNFVHSVRSSPDVEVVVASRPRRYVIRPEIIDVHHLTNQQWDLMLLLRSAGNGIPPALRSAVSAEYSVNAGIPSKLLKTYPQLDAKLKREASSAPLTSSLEKARNRSSSQSLELSADLLAFMDELVKEHDKPVTMLNLLHFHPNGKPEYFKYGQGFISVAGKRGGDAKIVGNVVKPPSGQTDSRGEADRLENEWWNEISIVHYPSIRHFCDMLAGEDYQEINSKHRLGALRDTILLCTTEIDVEDAQPNSKL
- a CDS encoding uncharacterized protein (EggNog:ENOG410Q596~COG:S~BUSCO:13632at33183); translated protein: MVHCILMPIDDRDWDEVMEVQFRAFSKERFCELVRGGNTIENRAKCKEQYADQRTKQREVIWLKAISASDPRKKILGVAKYTICATYIPRTPVDIDPSSFVWLEDPEDRDIAALILQDVVDRLARHIKGPHILLGSLFVDPEYRGQGIATRLVKWGVGLADHMMLPVWLEASTTAHSLYVRQGFHEKIRCRLTMGKWDIEYSIMKKSPKTTHFELDEAHTGIKQNGC
- the GPI8 gene encoding glycosylphosphatidylinositol anchor biosynthesis (SECRETED:SignalP(1-22)~BUSCO:321728at4751~EggNog:ENOG410PFK5~COG:O~TransMembrane:1 (n3-18c26/27o381-401i)~MEROPS:MER0002477~BUSCO:7889at33183), with translation MNLLLAFVYILTLGLLLANGSAFVAATHTSNWAVLVSTSRFWFNYRHLANVLSLYRTVKRLGIPDSQIILMLPDDMACNPRNAFPGTVYNNADRALDLYGDNIEVDYRGYEVTVESFIRLLTDRLGEDVPRSKRLGSDAGSNVLVYMTGHGGDQFLKFQDSEEIGAWDLADAFGQMWEKKRYSELLFMIDTCQANTMFTHFYSPNIIATGSSALDQSSYSHHADSDVGVAVIDRWTYYILEFLETQVTSPSSKLTLGDLFDSYDESKIHSQPGVRWDLFPGGEQAGRLRKVMDFFGNVQDVEIEAGQNATADIREDLAAVAKLVEEWKQRERAYFSNASSTESVSEQLSNTAQKNRVTLSPVQTPTGAVRMKDMNTWNKQAVGVSLLAGLGAVWLAGSLTAKS
- a CDS encoding uncharacterized protein (BUSCO:97141at4751~EggNog:ENOG410PIUW~COG:L~BUSCO:3195at33183), producing MYLPRSLISLLYSHLLRSHHPLSPPVLILAALEPDALCACRILTALLKRDYIPHKIQPIDGYGDLARAGEELVQPMQTTMGGSGGIVICMGVGGLVDLGEILGLETDGETGDMGGVEVWVIDARRPWNLGNVFGGHPERAQPEETNEMSKTRAAGVDRGRITESYKPGKGGIIVYDDGDIEDDLAAQRDAYCSLEAMPEIDDDSDESDGSDSDGDSEEEAGRPTKKRKSWSSREDEDSGDEDGPPRQRRRSNSGSSVSTLNPYLTSQRDSSQSSRSPSPRSRSVSPETPTAPSARTLRRRLIRLKRKHEDVLRAYYSLGTSYSEPISSILYSLASELGREDNDILWLAIIGVCSLELSGRTMSGVGISDSSESGGSAGWGGGRGERIRQLLRDEVRRLNPPGDSENGREAMRSEVNSVIPTTGRSPTDTSILLSPEPRLLLLRHWSLYESMLHSPYLAPRLHVWNETGRRRLRKLLAKMGVSLTQCHQNYTHMDMDLKRDLRQKMLKYAPMYGLEGLVPPPSSGGFSGTREGWGFVRNWGWKACLSATDIGVIIGAILEVGSLQSGVSIAAKQDAPKESDEKENTDSSSNQDSPSILARFWDAYDALSPTSSESPTELLKFLPLAQHLHRAILRTGTSLLSKRQIRHLRAFRIAVVKDGPDVKLFTNPGALTKLALWVGEAVRIQEKDKADGYKIAGKRGMGTPLVLAGLDEDRNVYVVVGTGGGGGVIDFAAAAQRREDRKKKKEAHERKRAEREERRAKRAAECAEQGEDEPDDSESEEEDSSSSSSDSESDDEQARFTGHKFLKNRFGIAFQEVVRETNARVRIDSFEHCVVEVQKEDLGGFLEALSFRSVVG
- a CDS encoding uncharacterized protein (EggNog:ENOG410PS4Z~COG:S); translated protein: MPLLTLHLLRLQPNTDVRNFVHSVRSSPDVEVVVASRPRRYVIRPEIIDVHHLTNQQWDLMLLLRSAGNGIPPALRSAVSAEYSVNAGIPSKLLKTYPQLDAKLKREASSAPLTSSLEKARNRSSSQSLELSADLLAFMDELVKEHDKPVTMLNLLHFHPNGKPEYFKYGQGFISVAGKRGGDAKIVGNVVKPPSGQTDSRGEADRLENEWWNEISIVHYPSIRHFCDMLAGEDYQEINSKHRLGVSCSMFFIQGPWHTNLTAY